A window of Cynocephalus volans isolate mCynVol1 chromosome 3, mCynVol1.pri, whole genome shotgun sequence genomic DNA:
TGTCCTCTGTGTGCGCATCAGGGACTGGTGACTGGGGAAGGTCAAGTGGGGAAGCAGCACGtcctgtttgcttgttttgtttctcaAGGAGCCACCTTCCTCGTAACCTTTGGAAACTCAGAGAAATCTGAAACTATGGTTTGTCGTCTTTCCAACAACCAGAGGTAAGAGTGAGGATCCTCCTTGGGAGCAGACAATGTTGTCACAGACTTTAGACCTCAGTCACACTGAGCCTGAAGGTGGTGATTTGCAAACCTTTTGTTTGATGTAGATACTTGTTTCTGGATGGAGACAGCCACCATGAAATTGAAATTGCACACATTTCAACCGTGCAGATTCTCACGGAAGGCTTCCCTCCCGGAGGTAAATGCCACGTGTCCTTTCCTCAGCGGGAGGGTTCAGGGCCGTGCGTGCACAGGGTCTGTCGGGCTCTCCTCTTCTACGGGGACTGTGTTCAGTCAGGGGTGCTAGAACTGGCTGGGTGGATGGGGGTGGAACCATGGGATGATGACGGACGCCTGCCTGAACATGTCATAATAATTTCCCTTTGTATAAATGCTCttatgtgttatttcatttactgCTGGACTCAAACCAAGGACAAAGCTCCAAATGTAGTAACCGAGATTTCCAGAGGGTCTGGAGCGGTGGCTGATCGGGAGCCAGCACTTCAGCCCTCCGCCACTCCCTCCTCCTACAGGCTCTCTGTACACTAAATTCCTGTGCTTTTCCTTGGTGAGCTTCTAGAGTGTGTAGCCCAGTCTGGGCCCTTTCCACTAAACTCGCACGCTTCAGTAGCTGTCTCTCCACTGAAGGGGAGTTCTAGGTGGTGTCTGCAAACCATGCTGAGAAACCTGCGTGACGTAAGCTGtcttgctttctgttttctgaCTGGCTCTCGGTTGCTCTCTCTCCTGCCTGCCCTTCTTCTTGATGTAGAAAAAGACTTCCACACTTACACCAGCCTCCCGGGGAGCCAGCCTGCCTCTGAAGGTCAGCCCCATTCCCTTGCCAGCTGCACCCCCCAGCATGCTGTGGGTCCTGCTCCTCTCTTCCCATTCAGCCTCTGTTCATGGGATGGTTTTTGCCAGAGTTCTCTGTGCAACTCACGTTCACATTTGGTTGCTTTAGGAGAGATGTTGGTCCAATGCATGGGtctataaaacaaatgaaaatgtcctggcagaagaaaatgtatttgttcAGTTCTTCTATCCTGGTGGAATCGTGGCCCAGTGGTCGACAGCTTACTGTCAGCACTGCCAGCCCAAGCAGGATGAGGCCAGGGGTGAAGTGGGTGGCAGCTTTCCCCAGCACCACCTGCCCTGCATGGCCTCTGCTCACAGCACTTCTGCCTCTGCCTTCTGAACTAGGCAGGAAGACCAGGCAAAGGTTTTGCCCCCTCTGTGCTGAGCACAGGGATGTGTGTGGTTGGCACCAAGCTGGTTGTCTTTGGTAGACTGTGAGTTGAAGATGCCCTGGTGCAAAGGGAGGGTCTACGTCAGCCCCGGTGCCTCCCTCTGCCTGCCTCCTCCTGGAAGCCCAAGGCTCAGGTACATGAATGGCCATAGCCCTAGccaaggccaaggagaaggtggcCAGGACACAGTGGCATCCGGACCCAGACGAGCACAATGGTGGCCTCTGGCAGTGTCCTGCCCTTCTGCCCACAGCCTCTCTTCTTGGCTGTTCTCCTTGCAGGCCTGAGGCTTCTGGCACTGCACGCCTTGTGTAGCAGTGTCAGGAGTACAGTGAGCCCTGCTCTACCCCACGCTTTCATAGACCCCTGAAAACCGCAGCACCCTGTCTTACAGGGTGGGACTAGGAACAGTGAACAGTGCCCTGAGCTGAAGGCAGCCTGAAGAGCACCCACCTGCCTCCAGAATGGGGCCCCACACTTGGTTCCATCCAGGGCCAGAGAGGGAATCTGTGCTGGCCACACCTGCTGTCACAAAGTGTGAAGGCAGCTGTGGACAGCAGGGCAGCAGGTGGTTGCGGCTGTGCTCCAGTCAAACTTTCTTCTCACACAAGGCCAGCTCTGTGGTGGGCAGACCAGGCTCTGGGGTCCCACAGGGGCCGGTCAGGGCAGATCAGACAGGCAGGGTCTCCAGGGATCCTTGAGTTTGAAGACAAGCGAGGCTTCTGAAGGAGCAGCTGTGGCAGCTTGTCGGGCCTCTCCCCCGCCGTGCACTGCAGTCTTCCTGCTGACTCCCTGACCAGCAGGAGAGTCAGGCCCTGGGCTTGATTTGCAGGTCTGTGTCTGATTGAAGGAATCTTCCAAGGGGTGGATTATTGCTTATAATGGAGCTTCCTCCCGAAGTTACGAAGTTAAAAAAGCAGTAGGTGAGGTTCACTGCGAGGCTTAGTCCACAGGTTCTTATCTACACAGTAGCTCTGACTATGTAGAGCCATTCTGTTCCTGGAGCGGTTTGTTCTTACAGCAGGTGCTGGAATCAAGTTATTGTTACTGGAGCAGTTGGTCATGGCCCAATGATGGCAGGGATGTGTCCCGGTAGGCCAGTCCCCCAACATAGGGTCTTTGTGGGATCCTGTGTGAGGTCTAGGGGAATGGGCACATGACCAGGGTGGGTGGCATTTTAGTTGCCTCAGCTTTGTCCCTGGTTctcaacagtgggatggctgtgGCCTCTGAACTGTAGGTGTGAGGTCACACTTCCACCAGTCCTGGCTGCACAGGTGTGATCTGTGCGTAGATGGGAGCCAACCTTGTTTCGGGGGAGGGGGGGCCTCTGAAGGCAGGAATCACCACACAGGGCTGGGGAGGCTGGGCAGTTTCTGGATTTGCTGAGAACGAGGCCTCTCATGCAGCTCTCAGTGATGCGGTTGTTTGTCCCAGCCCTGGGAGCATCAGGCTTGGTCCCTTTCTTGCCCTCTGTGCACTTGGGGTCTCCCACCAGACAGGCTTGAGAATCTTGTTGTCATTAGGTGCAGGAGAGCACTGCCCCCGCCCCACCCAGCCGCTTCCCAGAGCTGCACAAGGCTAGGAAGGTGCCCTGGCCACTGCCATATCAGAGCTGGTGGCATCCTGGTCCTCTTTGGACCTTCTTACCTCGACTTCCTCCTCCAGGAGGCAATGCACGGGCCACAGGCATGTTCCTTCAGTACACAGTGCCGGGGATTGTGGGTGTGACCCAGCTGAAGCTGATGGCCGTGGAGGACACAAATGCCAGCAGGAGGCCGGCTGCAGCGTGGCTGGCGGCCATGCACAAGGTACCATGGCCTGCTGAGGAGGGAGGCTGGGCCCTTTGCCTTTCCCAGAGGAAAATCTGCCCCCGGAATGCATGCAGGCTCACCTCTGACCAGGCACAGGACGAATCAGGTTTTGGTGTGTGTATTTTTGGTCACCCTGCAGGCTGCCAAGCTGCTCTATGAATCTCGGGACCAGTAACTCCACATGAGAGCTGAACTTGGAGGGCATCTGGTCAGCAGGACTGAGCCACTTGGAACAGCAGTGCCTGCTCCCTGTGCCCAGCAGGAATGAATCCCACATGTGCTAGGAAATGCAGCTCAAGAATGTGGAAAACCAGTATTCACTTACCTAGTGCAATATGTACACAGTTCATTAACGCTTTAAGCAGCCTCACGTTTTAGAATGTATTATCTTGTTGATACAaaattgggggtgggagagacTGTGCTATACAGCTGCTAAACTATTTCAGCATAAACTATGCCACGTTTTATGTGTTCCCAGGTTTACTAGAAGGTTCTGGCCCACCAGTGTTCATTAATTCTTCCATAGACACAATTTGGGTAGTGATAACCCTGGCCTCTGGTTTGTAATGGAGCCTGCTCCATCTTTCATAGCCAGTTTACAGCATTTGCCTTAGCCTATTTAATAGACTGCCCGTTTTCTTTGTCACTAATGTTGGGCTATGTACAATCCTTTGATAATTCACTAAGGGGAAGGTGCCTGCTTTGTGTTTTGTACTTTTCACTTACTATTTCACTTTATTAAAATGACTGTACAGTAATTTGTATATAAAGCTTATGATTAAAACCTATTTTGAAACTACAGATCACCTTGCCTTATTGTGTTAGATAACCTGAGCTCTTGTGCCACAACAGCCCAGCCCTGGCTCCAGAACACAAGACTCGCAGGCACTGGTGTGAGACAGCGGTTTATTGTGCACATTTACACGGCCTCTGAGTGTTGGGGTGGCAGCGGCCATGGTGCTATGACAGAGGCCATTCCCCAACGGCATTCACTTCTCTCACCACACTGTGTATGATCCATGCACAAAAGTGATCAGCTACAGCACTGCATCAATGAATctatacacatatttatacatgAATTATACACAAGACtcatacatgaaaaataaagccTAAGGGCCTGTgttttaatgaggaaaaaaaaaactttccaacATAGTTCTGGTAGTTTTGAATGGTCTAGTCAAAAAATACTTTTGGTGTATAAAAAGCTTACACGCACAATCCAACTTCAGTGAAGCAGAACGCCTTCCTTGTGTCGAGGCTGCAGCTGTGACAAAGGTCACTGCATCATAGCTGGCCCAGATGGGGGGCCCTCCCACCTCTAGCTCTCCTACCCCAGCTGCTGCCCTGCAGAGGCCCCTCGTGACACCAGGCACCTGCCATCCTTCAGGTGCCCAAACAGCCTCATCTGAGCCAGGCCTTGCTGTCCACCCGACACCAACCTCCACCCTTTGGTGCCGAGGACGCCACTTTCTGCAGTCAGACACTGATTCAATCTGTGAGAGGATCAGAACTACACTGTGCAGCAAGAGAGGCTGTGAGAGGAGAAGGCAAGCGTGTGTGTGGAGGCTCTCTGGGCTGAATGTCACCTGGTCTTAAGCGCCCTTGTGCCTGTGGCATGGAAGTCTGTCCACAGCCCCAGGCTAGCACAATCCACCTTTAGGAACTAAACCAACTCCTGGAACAGGAAGCAGAACACCCCAAGTTGGGCCATGGGGGGTGGTCAGTGGAGGCCTCGCATACACATTGGGCAACAACACTGGACAGAAGTTTCCAGACAAGCTCCTTTGGTGATGAAGGAAGAACGGTGTGGGGAGAGGGTGAGCAAGATAATGGGTTTGATTCTCAGTGACATAAGGGCAGGGCTCTAGTAGGAGCGCACCTTATGTGGCTGCAAGTCTCACTGTTGGGGACAGGTGACATCTAAAATGAGGGGTGGACTTGTGTCCAAGTTAGTAAGAGCTTTTGTCTTTACTGGCAACCAACCAGGGTTAATTATAGGGCTTCTTATTGGCAACAGGGGTGGGTGTTTTGAAAGCTGAGTGTTTATTTGGATTTACAGTAATTGGCAAAATTCAGTCCTCTTGGAGGCGAAAGTCCCTCTCCCAGTTGTGGGCAAATTGGAGAAAGGGCCTCACCTAGCAACTGCAGGAATTCACATTGTGGATGGTCTGCTAACACGAGCACCATTGAAACCACTTCTAGCTTCAGCTTTCCTGTGGAGGCAGCAGAACAATGTCTTCAGCAGCTCCTAGGAGCTGGCAGGACAGTGGTGCTGCAAAGGAAGTTCAGGCGAGCGTGCGCTGCCGCGGCTTGATCCGAGGATACAACTGGGGAGCAATGCAAACAGGTTGGGATGAGGAAGAGCACAAGCAGGACCTGCGCCtctgctcccctcacctcagTGTGTTGCCCCAATGGCCGTGAGGCTCACTCTCCTCCCAGGCCTAAGCTGAGCTGTAACCTCTACTCTGAGACTCTACCCGCCTTGTAGAAAGTGCCCCCACCCCAGAGTATTCTGTCCCTCTATTTCCCTGACAGTGTGTCATTCCACCTAAACACTTGTCCCTGTCTGGAGGCCCATGAGGACATAAGCTCCTGTGGGCAGGCATCCAGGTGTCTGCTGTGTTCACTTAGGTGCTGGTAGTGCAAGGCACTCAGGGAAAGGTTGCTAAACGAATGAGGAGTATCTGCCAGCCTGGGCGAGGGCCGCAGGAGAAGACAGCAGAGGCAGCCCCTCTGCCAGGGGACTGACGCAATTATAAACGCAGCCTGCAAGCTCCTGCCTCCCTACCCACCGCCACTGAAGAAATTTCTGGGCTGTAGAGAACTCTAGACTGGGGAAAATCCAGGTGGGGTGAGACTAGTTGCTTGCTGAAGCTCCTCATGAACAGAGCACACTGCACCTTGTGAGTGTCAGCCTCCACACGAGCTGATGCCCCAACTGCTCCCATGGGACCTCCAGGGTCCTGCCTGAGCCTCATGCCAACTCTGCAAAGTGGGTACCTGCCCATGTACAGAGGGGGCTGCTCAGGCTTGGTCCCCAGCAGGATTAAACCCATGCTATGACCTGTGTTCTGTGACTTATGGGCAAGATAAAAAGGACAGCTGATTTCCCAGTGCCACCCAAGTGGCTCAGGTGCTCACCCCTAGCAGGTTTTTGGGCACATAGCCCTCTCGGTCCCCAAGACGAGCCCACCACCACTCGGTCTCGCTGTCGTCCTTGCGCCTCAGGATGGTGATGGCGTCCCCTTCATGGAAGGATAGCTCGTCGCTGTTCTGGGCCTCGTAGTCCCACAGTGCATACACCATGCCTTTGTTCATCACCCCCAGCTTCTCCTGCACCCCTGGGACCAAAGAGCAGTGGTCAGGCTTCAGTGTGCAGCAGGTGCAGAGAGGAGCCCCACTCAAGCAGGACGACACGCTGCTGCTGAGGCTGCTCTCACAAGGCTCAACAGAGGTCATGGCTGAGGTGAGAGACCAGAGCCACATGACCTGGTGCTTCCCCAGGCCCTACGGATGTCCCATGGCTTACTGTGAACAGCCCTTTGTTTGTCCTCCAATACAGTACTTCTTCTGAAGTCCTGAGTCCAGAGGCAAAGGTGTGTCATTCTAAAAGGGCATGTCTTAAGGTGAAACTTGTAACTCACATCTAGAACAAACTTCTAAAAGTCAGTAACTAAAAGAGCTGTGACTGCTCTTGGATGGCAGTGAATGAACTACATACGATTGATGCACAACCTCTGAGCAAGCACACAACCAGGCAGCTCCTTGTGGGTACATTGAGAAAGGGCCTTCTGCAGGACACTTTGATTCTGAAGGCCAGTGGCAACTGCTGGGGgagcctccctcctgccccactAGGTGCCAGTGAGACTGCAGCCCCTCCCCATGGAGGCTTGAGTTGCCTGGGGGCTCTGTGCCCCCAACCCCACTGCACAACCTAGCCCTGCCCTAAGCGGTGGGTGTCTTCTGGCTGTTTTAGTTTATCACTGGCAGGTTCTCAAGTTACACATGGAATGAATGCCTTGTGACTGTTTAACACTCAGAATAAAGACGACAGTCCAGCTCTTGGGAAATCTGACCCTGGCCAACGCAGCTTAATTAGGACATGAGCTTCACTCACCAAATGGTTCCAGAGACAAAGGGCCATGCCCCTCAGGCCTCGCAGAGATGGAGCGGCCCTGCTTCAAGCCCTGGGGCACCCCAGCAGTGAGGGCACAGATAAAGTGCCACCCAGCCACCCGCACCCATGACAGCTCTGCCCTGGGGCAGTATCTATGCAAAGTACAGAaaagtcatttttgtttttagcaaTCTGGCATAGAATCCTAATGACACGGACCTTCAGTTATGTTTTCAGGAATGAGAGGAAGGGGCAATGTGGCTTCCATTTGAAGAAGACTCTCTGGCTGCCTCTGAGGTAGGTGGGAGCAGGCTGAGAATACTGCACTCATACAAGCGCAGCCCAGGAAGGAGTCTGAGGTGTGCCAGGCCTACCTACGTACCATATAAAAACTGGGAGCACTGAATATAGCCCTCTTCCATCTCCTCACACTTGTCAGCAGCAGTTTCAATGTCGCTGATGGTTGAGGCAAAGACGGCGGCGCCGCTCTCCACCAGCTGCTTGCAGAGGTGGACGCTGTTGCAGGAAGCAGCGCAGTGCAGTGGCGTCCTGCAATCAGAGCAGCATGAAGGTGCAGCCCAGATGAAGCTGCTTACCATGCACTTCTCACAGAAGGCACCATGCCTTCGCGCCAAGCAAGCTCCTGCGTTGTCTTTGTAATGGCATGATTTCTATTAGCAAATTATTTTGGACCACGTATAAACTTTTGAAAAAGGCGGGCAGGAAGTGGATTAAGAGATGGCCTACAAATAGATGtttgttgcacagcaatgtgaatgtacatAACACACTGAAATGTACATTAAGAAGTGGCTgagatggtaagttttatgttacgtgtattttaccacaagtaaaacaaaaagttCAAATATACAGAATGAAAGCTGTTGGTCCCTGCAGAAGACCAGCAGGCCCTGCACAGCAGCACAGCcctgatcctgaagacaaatgGAAACGAAAAACACCAACAGCCTCAGTGTCTAAAGAAAGGGGAACAGCTGAAGTTACTTTTCGTACAGGATAGATGAATGCAGAACACAGAGTGGGTATATTTCATGTAGAATATAGGAGAAGGGGAAGAGTGAACAGTTAGCAGAAAGCTTAGGTTACAATGAAGTATAGGAAGAATATGACCTCAGCTACATCTTTAACAAAATAATCAACACAAAAGGCTGGAATGTTAAGTGGCTAATGCTGACAACAGCTATCTTCCACGGATGGAAAGATGAGtattcttgctctctctctccatacTTCCCAATTTTCTAGAATACGAACTTTCCTTTGGTAAGGTAGGGAAAAGTGAATCTCTCAACCCCACACCCCCATGGGGCCCTCACCATCCGTCACTGTCAGCAGCGTTCACGTTGACCCCAAAATCCAGCAGGAACTTCACGATGTGGTGGTGGCCAGCACACACTGCGTTGTGCAGTGGGGTGATCCCTTCGTCATTAGGCTTGCTGGGATCTTCCACCTAGGACACACGGCATGTGAAGGCCCAGCCCACCCCCTTGGCAGCACACATAGTGGTGGGGGCTGCAGCTCACCTCGTAGATAATCCTTTGCACCAGATCAAACTCTCCTTCCAGAGAAGCATCTAAGAGCAGTGCCAGAGGGTTAAACCGGACTCTCAGACCATGCCCTGTGCGCTCCGAATTGGGCTTCTTCAGGTTAGTGCGTTTGCTCTGCTGGGAAGGAAGCACACTTTCAGTTTAAAGACAATCTGCCAAAGTGAGGACAAGTGCAAGAACCAACACCTGggtgggaaggagtggcaggagCCGCAGCCCTAACGCAGGGCTCTCTCCAAGAGCAGCtcctggagcagcagcagcagtacctAGGCAGTTGCCCCAAGCTCTCTCTGAGGGAAAGCACTGCCCTGGGGCTTGAGCCCCTGGCTCATACTCATAGAGGGGTACGGCTGCATATGGGATGCTCTTCTTTCCAGAAGACCTTGTGGGAGGGCATGTGGTGCCCGACAGTCCAGCTGCTCAGCTGGATGCCAGTCACAGGGGACTGAGCAGATCTTCCCACTGGCAGACAACAGGGCTCTTCCTGCATGTTGAGATCCCAGCTGAGGGCCTCTGTGCTCCATCAACACTGACTTCCCATCAGGGAGCTTTTTCTAGAAggctcttccctcccctctctgccCATCCTTCAGGTTCCCATGGCAGCTCTCTTCCTCAGTAAAGCCTCTGGGGCTCCCTGCCTGGTCCTCAGGGAGAGGGTCTGCCACCCCTGCATGCCTTTTCATGCCCATGTGTCCATGCTCCCCCCAAGGCCCAACTCAGGGCAGCTGGGACATGCCTGGATCCTGCTGCTTCCAGCACAGCCTAATACAAGGGCAGTGCCCCAAAGGTCCTGGCCGCATACATGACCAGAAAGGCCTGGCTTTGGCCTAGCAATGACACCCACCGTGGACGCTGCCGGAGGGTGGACGACAGGAGGAAGAGGTGCTGGAGGAACTTGCTCTTCCCCTGGAGATGGGGCCTCAGTCACAGGGCTTGGGATTTGTTCTGTGGAGGGGACTGTGGCCAAGTTGTTGTTATTGTCCTCTGCAGGCTCAGGAGTTTGGTGGTTGGTTTGGGGACAGATGAGCTGTTCTGGTTCAGGGGAAGGTAGCTCGTTGTCATTGGCATCTGATGACGGAGCAGGCTCGTCAGGGagtggggctgtgggtggggcaggggtgggctcTTCCAGGTTTCCATTGGCATTGGTATTTCCATTGTCCACGTCAGCCAAGGTGCCCATGAAGtcctgggaggggctgggctggtAGAAAGGGGTGCCCTCCATGCCTCCAGCCAACGTGTTGAAGCGCTGGTACAGCAGCTTCTGGATGTTGGGTCCACCGGGGCCCTCGGGCTCTGTGATGGAGCTGCGCTTTTTCAGGGGCCGGGGAGCATTGGCCAGCTTCCTGCGGAGGGCCTCCAGGTCCGCATCGCTCTGGTAGCGCAGCGGTGAGTGCACAATGGGTGTGAGCTTGGTGGGGCTGAGCGGCCGTGGCAGGCTCTCCACACCACTGCTGTCTCCAGCTGGGGCAGGGccctcctgctccagctccttcTCAGCACACTCTGAGGATGGCTGAGGCTGTGACACACTGGTGGACAGTGACCCGTGGAGGAATGGTAGCGGCGATGGAGACGTAGATCCTGATGGTAAGACGGGTTTACCGTACACTGCAGAAGACACAAAGCACAGGGGCAGTTTCAACACTGCTGCTGGCCTGGGTCCAGCTGCTCAGCATCTGTGACTCCACGAGAGATGGGCTCCGACAGGGAGATGTGTAAATCGGCTGCTGCTATTATATTCGAACTTTAAATCTCCAAGGAAGACTCAACTACAAGAACCTCCACTGACTTCTTTTGAAAGGTAGGGTGTCTCTCTAAGGTATATGTTTTAACATTTGAGTTTCCAGAATTAAgactttttcaaaagaaaaaaaaggctgcTGACCTGACTTCCCTGCCCCAAACAAGCTTGCCTTGTTTTCTGGCCACAGAAGACAACAAAACCACTAAATATGCATCTGACTCTTGGACTAACTCAAATGATATAAAAACATGAGCCTCCGCAGAGTAGGAAGGTTTTATCTGGTAGTCCAGGATTCTTCCACCATGGCCAGAATCTTGCCCATAGGTGAAGACAGGCACCACCACCTGGGAGGCCCTGGGCAGAGATGACCAGGCACACCCGGAAAGCCCTGAACTGAGTCTGGAAGCTGCAGCCAATGCCCAAGAATGTTTAAGGAGGCCCCAGGCCAGAGCTGACCTGCAGGATCCTCCTATGAAGGTCAGAAACACCATCAGCCTCCGCGGCATGTGTAGAGCTAAGCTCCATTCTCTCCATGGCCTTCCTAGAACACCTTAGGTTCCACACCCCAACCAGGCCTTTTCTCCCTTGTGGGCTCTGGCTCAGCTGTTGCCGGGAGGCCAGAAGGGCCAGCAGTCAAGGACCATACCCTGCTCACTAGATAGCTCCTTGCATTAGTTACCACAAagcaggaggaaaagagaaaattcctGAAATCTCACCCTTACAGCAGCTGGATTTCCTAAGAAGCGCAGGAAAGTGGACACTCAGACAGGAAGTCACAGAGCTGTGAATCATCTGCAAAACTGTTCCACACATTCTGTCTTTCATTCCTGTCTCACACTAACACCCAGGGCCGTACTTTATGTAAGAATTATACTTAATCCTGAATTATATGTGGCCCAAGTGTAAAGCTATGAATTggtattttcttaattaaaagtATAATTTCCTAGCCCCATGAGGAGGAGAGTATACACCTATGTTACCTGCTTTAACTGACTTATTAGAGGCGCTGTGCACGGCTGGCTGGTAATGCTTAGGTGGTGTGGCTTGCTGCAGGTACATGGAGTATATGGAGCTTGAATTCACTGTCTGGGGTCCTTTCCTGGGAGACTGTGGCCTTGACCCTTTATCAGCCAGAAAGGGCCTGATAGCCACTGTCAGTGGGAGCTCAGGTTTGCCGTCTCCAGCTGGAAATGCAGGTGGCCCTGCTGGCGGGTACGTGGGACTTGGCGGCACAGAAATCCTCTGCTGAATTTGCTGCGAAGAGCCTGGCTGAGGGGCACTGCCTGCCTGGGGCAGTGGGGCAGGCTTCTGCCGACCTGGCAGGCCTGCGCTGGGTCTGGGCAAGctgccttcttttctcctctccaggGAGCTTGTTGAGCCTGGACCAAGAGGCGAAGGACTTGGGTATGTCCCGTAGCTTGGAGGCGGCTGCTTGCCTACACCAGGTATGGGAGGTGGCACTTTACCAATCTCGATGCCCTAAATTTaggtgttaagaaaaaaaaaaaagtcaccctTTGAAAAATTAAGCATATTTCCATCCATGGTCACAAGAGAATACACAGTAGGATTTGTAATCCTCCAAACCAGCTTGTGACCAGGACACAGGGAGCACTCTTAGGCTCATTGCTCATCCACAAAAGTGATGCCAAAGTCCTGACCAAAAGGTTCATGCACTTCTGCATGGCTTAGGATCTCATGGCCCAACACCTGTTTCAGGACTTTGGGAGTAATGTGGCCCTTCACAGGGTTAACTTGCCTCCCGACACCTCACAACCCTCAGCTTAAGACTCAGAAAGAAGAATAACATTGCTGAGCCTGCTCATGTGTGTGACAGAGACACATAGCCTACCAGCTTCTCTGAGGCTCCTAGTGCTGATAAGGGCAAGGGCTGGCTGGAGATGGTGCCTGGCTTCAGAGCCCCCTCCACGCTTGAGTCCTTCGTCTGCGTTGGTTTCATTGAGGAGCTAGAAGTCTGTTTTAATGTTGGCCAGTTTCCATCATTagctttaaaagaacagaggatttcagtaaaatttttcttgaaattagTTGAACCAACCTAAGAATAACACCCTGCCAGAAACAGAAATAGCACTGGGACATCACATTCTGATGGAGCTCTATTAACCAGGTGGTTGATCACCCCTGCATACCAAGCTGTTCCCTCTCTGACTGCCCACAGACCTGTGCAGAGACCAAAGGCAGCCTCTGCTGGCAACTCATCACCAATGCCCAAACTGCTTTCAGGTGTTACCAGACTCAGTGACCAAAC
This region includes:
- the PPP1R13B gene encoding apoptosis-stimulating of p53 protein 1 isoform X5 gives rise to the protein MAARQQQQIENQQQMLVAKEQRLHFLKQQERRQQQSISENEKLQKLKERVEAQENKLKKIRAMRGQVDYSKIMNGNLSAEIERFSAMFQEKKQEVQTAILRVDQLSQQLEDLKKGKLNGFQPYNGKLTGPAAVELKRLYQELQIRNQLNQEQNSKLQQQKELLNKRNMEVAMMDKRISELRERLYGKKIQLNRVNGTSSPQSPLSTSGRVAAVGPYIQVPSAGSYPVPGDPIKPQSLSIASNVAHGRSKSDGHSKPRVTSSWTVSDLDVGPDCGSSRLSASLFVNPNDGNWPTLKQTSSSSMKPTQTKDSSVEGALKPGTISSQPLPLSALGASEKLGIEIGKVPPPIPGVGKQPPPSYGTYPSPSPLGPGSTSSLERRKEGSLPRPSAGLPGRQKPAPLPQAGSAPQPGSSQQIQQRISVPPSPTYPPAGPPAFPAGDGKPELPLTVAIRPFLADKGSRPQSPRKGPQTVNSSSIYSMYLQQATPPKHYQPAVHSASNKSVKAVYGKPVLPSGSTSPSPLPFLHGSLSTSVSQPQPSSECAEKELEQEGPAPAGDSSGVESLPRPLSPTKLTPIVHSPLRYQSDADLEALRRKLANAPRPLKKRSSITEPEGPGGPNIQKLLYQRFNTLAGGMEGTPFYQPSPSQDFMGTLADVDNGNTNANGNLEEPTPAPPTAPLPDEPAPSSDANDNELPSPEPEQLICPQTNHQTPEPAEDNNNNLATVPSTEQIPSPVTEAPSPGEEQVPPAPLPPVVHPPAASTQSKRTNLKKPNSERTGHGLRVRFNPLALLLDASLEGEFDLVQRIIYEVEDPSKPNDEGITPLHNAVCAGHHHIVKFLLDFGVNVNAADSDGWTPLHCAASCNSVHLCKQLVESGAAVFASTISDIETAADKCEEMEEGYIQCSQFLYGVQEKLGVMNKGMVYALWDYEAQNSDELSFHEGDAITILRRKDDSETEWWWARLGDREGYVPKNLLGLYPRIKPRQRTLA
- the PPP1R13B gene encoding apoptosis-stimulating of p53 protein 1 isoform X4, with the translated sequence MMPMILTVFLSNNEQILTEVPITPETTCRDVVEFCKEPGEGSCHLAEVWRGNERPIPFDHMMYEHLQKWGPRREEVKFFLRHEDSPAESSEQGGRQTQEQRTQRNVINVPGEKRTENGVGNPRVELTLSELQDMAARQQQQIENQQQMLVAKEQRLHFLKQQERRQQQSISENEKLQKLKERVEAQENKLKKIRAMRGQVDYSKIMNGNLSAEIERFSAMFQEKKQEVQTAILRVDQLSQQLEDLKKGKLNGFQPYNGKLTGPAAVELKRLYQELQIRNQLNQEQNSKLQQQKELLNKRNMEVAMMDKRISELRERLYGKKIQLNRVNGTSSPQSPLSTSGRVAAVGPYIQVPSAGSYPVPGDPIKPQSLSIASNVAHGRSKSANDGNWPTLKQTSSSSMKPTQTKDSSVEGALKPGTISSQPLPLSALGASEKLGIEIGKVPPPIPGVGKQPPPSYGTYPSPSPLGPGSTSSLERRKEGSLPRPSAGLPGRQKPAPLPQAGSAPQPGSSQQIQQRISVPPSPTYPPAGPPAFPAGDGKPELPLTVAIRPFLADKGSRPQSPRKGPQTVNSSSIYSMYLQQATPPKHYQPAVHSASNKSVKAVYGKPVLPSGSTSPSPLPFLHGSLSTSVSQPQPSSECAEKELEQEGPAPAGDSSGVESLPRPLSPTKLTPIVHSPLRYQSDADLEALRRKLANAPRPLKKRSSITEPEGPGGPNIQKLLYQRFNTLAGGMEGTPFYQPSPSQDFMGTLADVDNGNTNANGNLEEPTPAPPTAPLPDEPAPSSDANDNELPSPEPEQLICPQTNHQTPEPAEDNNNNLATVPSTEQIPSPVTEAPSPGEEQVPPAPLPPVVHPPAASTSKRTNLKKPNSERTGHGLRVRFNPLALLLDASLEGEFDLVQRIIYEVEDPSKPNDEGITPLHNAVCAGHHHIVKFLLDFGVNVNAADSDGWTPLHCAASCNSVHLCKQLVESGAAVFASTISDIETAADKCEEMEEGYIQCSQFLYGVQEKLGVMNKGMVYALWDYEAQNSDELSFHEGDAITILRRKDDSETEWWWARLGDREGYVPKNLLGLYPRIKPRQRTLA